Proteins from a single region of Chryseobacterium sp. T16E-39:
- a CDS encoding ThuA domain-containing protein: protein MKKQIPLFILFLLIVSHTYAQSLIVPKVLAFYTAKNDLAHISYVDEANQYFTSLTQTKKLDYTSTNNWEKMVIDTLSKYDVILFLDTRPEKPEQREAFRQYMEKGGGWMGFHFAAFSLHSSAYDNNWSWYHDTFLGSGEYKSNTWRPTKAFLERITKNKFTRSLPLLHAPANEWYSWKNDLTKNKDIQILYAIDPKSFPLGTGPKQHEIWTQGFYPIIWTSTKYNMIYSNIGHNDMDYEHQYSKDQTKSLSSTFSSKEYTRFIIRAINHLAREKRKRFNKE from the coding sequence TTGAAAAAACAAATTCCTCTATTCATCCTTTTCCTTCTCATTGTATCGCATACCTATGCCCAATCATTAATAGTTCCTAAAGTCCTGGCTTTTTATACCGCTAAAAATGATCTTGCCCATATCAGTTATGTAGACGAAGCGAATCAATATTTTACTTCTTTGACCCAAACTAAAAAACTAGATTACACTTCAACAAATAATTGGGAGAAAATGGTAATTGATACCCTCTCGAAATATGATGTCATCCTATTTTTAGACACCCGTCCCGAAAAACCAGAACAACGTGAAGCTTTTAGACAGTATATGGAAAAGGGAGGGGGATGGATGGGATTTCACTTCGCCGCTTTTTCATTACACTCATCCGCATATGATAATAATTGGAGCTGGTATCATGATACTTTCCTGGGTTCCGGGGAATATAAGAGTAATACCTGGAGACCCACTAAAGCATTCCTTGAGCGGATCACTAAAAATAAGTTCACCCGATCATTACCTTTATTGCATGCACCAGCCAATGAATGGTATTCCTGGAAAAATGATCTTACCAAAAATAAAGATATCCAAATATTATATGCTATCGATCCCAAAAGTTTTCCCTTAGGAACAGGACCCAAACAACATGAAATATGGACCCAGGGTTTTTACCCCATCATTTGGACCAGTACAAAATACAATATGATCTATTCCAATATTGGACATAATGATATGGACTATGAACATCAGTACAGTAAAGACCAAACAAAAAGCCTTTCTTCAACTTTTAGCAGTAAAGAATATACCCGGTTTATAATTAGGGCGATTAATCACCTGGCAAGAGAAAAGAGAAAAAGATTTAATAAAGAATAA